The following is a genomic window from Parabacteroides johnsonii DSM 18315.
AAGGTTTTGCTCCGTCGAACGACAAACAATATAACTGGTTTCTGAAAGCGGAAAACAACTGGAACCAGGTTTGCAATACCGGTTTGGTATATGGAGCCCTTGCCCTTTTGGACTCGGATGGCAAGGAGGCGGCTGCTGTCATCGAACGGGCTATGTCGTCTGTCCCCCTGTCGATGAAAGTGTATGCCCCTGACGGCAACTATCCGGAAGGATATAATTATTGGGGATATGGGACGAGTTTCAACGTGATGTTGATCGCTGCGCTGGAATCGGCTCTCGGTTCGGACGGTGGGCTGAGTACGGTGGAGGGCTTTATGCCTTCGGCCCGCTTCATGCAGTATATGGCGGGGACGACCGGTCTTGCCTTCAATTTCAGTGATGCACGCGAAACGACTCAATCTTTTCCAGCCATGTTTTGGTATGCATCCAAATTGGGCGATCCTTCCTTGCTCTGGAACGAAAAAATATTCCTGACACGCGAGGATACGCATTTTACTGCGGAGGAAGAGCGTTTCTTGCCGATTATCCTGATCTATGGTTCCCGTTTCGATATGAAAGAAGTGACGCCGCCTGTCTCGAAAATCTGGACTGGACATGGAAAAGTGCCTGTAGCCCTGATCCGTACCGGATGGGACAAAGGAGAAGGTTTTTATGTCGGGATAAAAGGAGGAACGGCTTCGGCCAACCATGCCCATATGGATGCCGGCTCATTTGTGTTCGAAGCTCTGGGAGTACGCTGGGCGCAAGATTTGGGTATGCAGGAGTATTATTCGCTGGAAAAGGAGGGGGTGCGTTTGTGGAACGGTAATCAGGACGGGCAACGTTGGGATGTCTTCCGCTATAATAACTTTGTACATAATACGTTGACGGTGAACGGAGAGAAACACCAGGTAAAAGGAACGGTCCCGATCCTTGCTACCTATACGAAAGATGCACGGTTAGGGGCCAGTTTGGATATGACTTCACTGTTCGGCGGTAGTCTGAAAAAAGCGACACGCGAGGTCGTGCTTGTGAAGGAGCGGTATTTGCAGGTAACGGATCAGGTGCAGGCTGCCGGCAAACCGGCTTCCGTCCGGTGGACAATGGTCACATCCGCCACTCCTAAGTTGCTCGATCCTCACACGATGGAGTTGACGAAAGAAGGTAAGAAATTACATGTGATTATCGACAGCCCTTCGGCTGCTATATTTTCGGTGGTCGATAATGTTCCGTCTCACAGCTACGATGCTCCGAATCCCGGTTCCGTCCGGATTGTTTTTGATGCTGATGTGAAAGCCGGTCGGAAAGAAACTTTGAAAGTGCGTCTGGTTCCGGTTGTGGAATAATATATGAATGTACCGATATGCCGGGGTACGACAATACCGGTGAATGGGCATATCGGTATGCTTCAATTCCTGTTTGTTATTTACCGAAATCCCAGTTCCTGATGATTTGCAATATTTCCTCTTTCATCTCCTTCGTTATGTTGTTTTGTGTACTGGGCTGGAAGGCGAGAAACCTTTTGGCAGCCTTATGGAATTTGTCCGGATGTGAAAAAGAGGGGTGCGTATACAGTTTGGCGAGCAAGAAGTAGGTATATCCGTGTTCTGGCAGGATTCGACTGATTTCCAGTAGGTAACTTTCTGCTTTCCGGTATTGCTTGATCGCCTCTTCGTTTTCTGCAATTGCATAGTACAGTTCGGGAGCCGCACTTAGCTTTAAAGCCCTGTCCAACCACTTGATGGCAATATCGTGCTGCCCGGTCTTATAGAAACATTCTGCTCCTTCGTATAGGAAATCTGTCCGGTGGTATAACTGGACAAATAGGTCGGTATATCGGCTGGCTGCTTGTTCGTATGCCTGATCGTGATATAATTCCTGAAGCGTCTTCCATTCCTTATAGCTATAGTAGGTATCTTTCTGTCCATAGAAAAGAATGCAGGTGAGGGCGGCAGCGATGGCGCTGATATACGGGATGCTCCTCTGTGCCCGTTGCTTGTCGTGCTTCGGATTGGTCACACATATGACAGTCAGGAATAAGAGCAGGACCCAATAGGTCGGGAGTTGGAGCGGATAGGAATAAAGGGCGAAGATTCCGAGCGCCAGAATTCCGCCGGATGCTCCTATTTGTCTGTGTCTGATACCGTAATAGAGAGAAAATGCCAACCAAAAGATAAAGAGTAGCAAGCCTGTAATACCTAACTCAAGTCCTATCTGCAGATATTCGTTGTATGCATACCGGGGACAGGTTGCGGTCTGTTTTTCTTTGGAAGAGGCGGTAGCGGTTTCGAAATAGGCGGATTGTCCCTTTGCGTATGTGGCAGGAAAGCCGCCTATGCCCGTGCCGGTTACCGGATGTTCCATGATGGCCTGCGTCGTGATATTCCAGATCAAAAGCCGGCGGTCTCCAGCCTGGGCTTTTTGGATATTTCCGACTAGGATGATTGCCGCGATGATAACAAACAGGATAATCGAAGAGATGGCGAACAGTTGGATATGTTTCTGTATGGCTTCTTTCGTCTGTTTCCATCCGATCATCTTCATCCAGCAAACCCAGATCCCGGAAAGGATGGCAGCCATCCATACGGGTTGGTCGGTTTTGAAGAGTAAGGCCGTGATAATCAAAGTAGCTCCGAGAATAGAAAAATAGAACAGGAAGGTACGGGATTCCCACAAAGCGACTTTGTCACAATTCTTAAAACGGAGTAACGTATTCAGGCAGACCGGGAAAATGACCGCGATATAGCCGTAGAAAGGTTCCGGTTTCAGCGATGTTTCAAGCAGTCTGAAGACCGGATGGGTGATGGGAGCAGGATCGATAGAATGGCTGATCCCCCAGATGGCTGGAACGATTCCGGTGAATATGATGATCGTAATGAAAAACGGGCGTAATTCCTGGTGTGCCTGTAAAGCGCCTCTGAGCATAAACCAGAGGGCGACTAGCTGGGCGATGAAAAGGAAACGTTCCGGTTGAAGATTCTCGTCTTTGTCGTAAGAAACCAGTACGATACCGAATAGGAGCAACAATAAGGCGTCCGGTAATGAAAAGATAAAACGGCTTTTCCTTGTTGTAAATTCCATAAGTAGAACCCCACCGGCTAATAAGAGAGATGTGAAATGAAACCAGCAAACTTTTCCGGACAGCGTGCTGTCTGCTAATTCCGGATTCATGGCGAAGATTATACACAATAGTAACATTCCACTCGTTGCGAGTAAAAGTAATCTCAGATAACTAAAAAAATTATTCATAATTATATTTATTAAAATGTGAAAAAAACTCTGCGTTCTGTGGGTTGAGAGGCAGAGACCTTCTCACAGCTTATCTGTCAGGCATTGCCAAATAGATGGCAAGGAAATGGACCGATGCAAGTATACCCTATTTAAACAGAAAGAGAAGCCTGTGTGTTTTCCTTTTGGAAAGAAAGATTGGAACAGGCCTAAAGAGGTTGCAAAAGTAGATTTTGCTTTATTGAAGAGCAGATGTTAGAGTTGACATTTTGTTGACAATGTACAAACGGCGGGCATACAAAATATTTTAACGAGAAACGATAATCTCTATTTGAGTGGTAGGAGTTAAGGTTCGGGTTGTTTTTTCAATGTGAAAAGAGGCAGATAGAGGAAGATCCCCAAGATGGACATGGCGAGCCCGCCGATAGTACCGGCGGCCAGTGGAAACCAAAATGCTTCCTTATCCGGGCCTAACATGAACGGAATGAAACCTAAGATGGTCGAAACGACTGTGAGGAAAATGGGGGTGATCTTCGCATTCCAGGCTTTCAGATATGCCTTGTAGGGCGACATTAGCGGCTTACGCTGCCGGATTTGGTTGTATTCATTCAAAATGTAGATACTTGCGTTTACAGTTATACCGCACAGCAGGACGAAGGAGGCAAATCCTCCTTGGTCGAAATTCAGTTTGAACCAATAGAACGTGAGGAATACGCCGATGTAGGAGATCGGTATCACAAAGATAACGGCCAACGGCTGTTTCAGCGAATTGAACAGGATGCTGGTGGTAAAGAAGATAATGACGATGATCAGCAATAACAGAAGATATTGTTTATTGTCCTTCTTGTCCCAGTACCAGTAAGCGCTGTCCGACTTGGCTGTATATCCCATCGGCAGTATGGCGTTGATTTCTTTCAGGTCGCGTTCCTGTATCTTGTTTCCTTGGTTAGAAGCCCCGATATACTCGTATTGCAGGCAGAGGCGATATTGCTGGTTTACCTTGCAGACTTTTTGCGGCATCTGTCCTTTTTCGACACTGGCAAGCTCTGCTAACTTGTAAGGCTTGCCGTCGATCGTCTGTGGGACATACTGCATGCTCCATACATCGTATTCCTGTGACTGGCGGGAGGAGAGTTTCAGCTTCTCCGTCTCTTCATTGACGACGATCGTCCCGGTATAAATGTCTTTCCCGAAAACGGGGTTGATGGAGGCGAACAGGTCGATCGGCTGTATGTCTTCCTGGGCCAGCCGGGCTTTGTTGAGATTGAAGTAGAACTCCTGATAGTCGTCTTTCCACCATGAGAACTCCGAATTGATCAGCACCTCTTTGATGCGGCGGTGGGTGAGCAACTTGGCTTTCAGCCGTTCGGCCCATTCGTACAGCTCGTCGTAGTTGTAACCGTACATCTCGATGCGGAAAGAGCCGGCTCCTTCGCGTACATCGTTGCTGAATCCCTGGTCTTGCAAGCCGTAGACTTGCCAGCTGCCACCCCCTAACTCGAGCGCTTTGCTGATAATCTTGCTTTTCAGGGTGTATGGGAAACCGCTCCGTTCGCTCTCTTTCGTGAAGTAGATACGGATACCGGCTTGACGTGCACTGTAGACATTGGTCTGGAATTGCCGTATCTCTTTGAAGGTGCTGAGATAGGCCTCCATTCGTCCCATCAGGGTATTCATTTGTGACAAGGTCGTCCCATTCGGGAGCGATGCGCTGACAGACAGAACTGTTTCTTCGTTGCGGGTGAAGTAGCTTCCTTCATATACTTTCTGGACAAACAGGCGCAGGGTTCCGCCTAACGCCTTATCGACGATGGGTTTGATTTTTTCCTTATACGTCTCGTTAGAGGCGAATTTATTATATTTCTCGATCAGCAGGGAATCTGTTGCCGTGTAGACCTTCTTCTTGTCTTTCGTGTCGTATTCGATTTTCTCCGGTAACAGGAAAACCGGAATGCCGAATGCTAACAGTAAAATGAAACATGCCAGTTTCTTCCATCCGCAGAGGAAGTTGATTTGCCATTGATAGTACCGGTTGTAGTAGACGGGGAAACGCTTGAGAAAATGGTTCGTCCTTTTCCTGATCCGATTTCTCCATGTAGGCCCGGTCTCTTCTCCGGATGTTTTCTTTTTCCCGCTTTTTTTCCATTCCAGGTTCATCTTATCGATCAGGGCGGGAACCAGGAAAAGCGCGATTAACAGGGAAACTCCTAAATTGATGATGACGACAGCTGCAAAATCCTGTAAGTTGAGGCGTATTTTTTCATCTAAGAAGAAGATGATGACCAGTGCACCCATCGTTGTCAAGGTCGCTGCGAGTATGGACAGGATGGCCTTCCGGTTGTGTCGGTTTCGGATATGCTCCGTCATAACGATTGTGTTGTCGATCACCAGGCTAAGCGAGATTGTGACGCCGGCCAGCGAATAAAGCTGCATTTCCAACCCTAGCAGATAGTAAAGGATGACTGCTATACAGAGGTTGATCGAAAGACTGATGACAATCAGAAACAGATATTTTAGTTCGCGTGTGATCAGCAAGACGAACATCAGCAGGATCAGGACGGTGAGCCCTGTACGGACATAAATTTTGTTCAGCTCGTCCCGGATGAATTCGGTAGCGTCATAGCTGGTATGTATTTCATAGCCGGGAGGAAGCAAGGTGCGGATATGTTCCATTTCGGCTTTTACTAGTTTGGCAAGTTCCAGCTGGTTCGCTGTCTCCTCGGCGCGGATGGACAGGTAGATGGAATTCAAACCGTTGATACGGTAATAACTCTGCGGAGCCTCTTCCTGGCGGGTGACTTTTAGCAGTTGGTCCAGGCGGATCAGCTTGCCGTCTTTGTTCAGGACGGTTATAAGCGATGGGTTGAATCCATCTGTTTCGTTTTCAGGAACCAAAGCGAGACGTATCCACTGGCTGTTTTGTCCTCCTTCGCGCGAAGTTGCCAACTGAGTTTCCACGTTCCCGGTCCCTAAGAATTCTTTTTGATAATACTGGCTGATCGCTTTCTGTATATCCGGGATGCTGATACCTAACGTTGCCAGCTGACGGCTGTCATATTCCAGTCGCCATTCCATCGGGGTGGCGCCGCTGACATCGATGCGGTAGATGCCGGGAATCCCGCTTAGGCGGGGTTTTATCTGATCTTCGGCAAAGCGTTGAATGAATATGGGAGTGGCTGCCGCATTCAGTGTGTAGCTCATGAAGGGCCGTGCTTCCTTATCGTCCGGCCGGCTCATTTCCAGAACCGGATAGCTCAGTCCGTCCGGCAAGCTGGGCCATGTCTGCCGGATGATGGTAGATGCTTCGAAACGGGCGGCGTCGATATTGGTATGCTTGTCCAACTCGAGCGTGACATATCCCCATCCGTTGCCGGAGGTGGAATTGATCTCCTTGATCCCTTTGATGCGTGCTAACATTGCTTCGAGCCGTGAGGTTACTTCCATCTCTATCACGCGTGCCGAATTGCCTGGCATGTTATAGCTGATAGTCAGCTGCGGCAGCGTGCGCGACGGCGATAGCTTGATCGGTAGCAGCGGTATGAAAGCGATTCCCGCCAGCGCCACGCAAAGGAAGGTGACGATGATGGTGAAAGAGGATATTTTAGGAGATGCACTCATTATTCATTCTTTGTTACAATCCGTACTTATACTCGAACTCGTTCGAAAGAGAAATCCCCGTTTCGAAGTCATGCAACGTCAATTTTCGGATCTTATAATAACTTAGCCAGTAGTTCTGCAAAGCCGAAATATAGTTTCGCTGCGCCTCCTGCTGGCGGTTTAGCGACAGGGTAAGACTGTTGATATCTGCTTTTCCGATCATAAAGCGCTGCTTGGTTTCACTATAGGCTGTCTCTGCCAGGTCTACTGCTTCTTCGGCGCTTCCGATCAGGGCCTGCTGGATATTGAAATCGCCGACTGTCATAATCACGTCTTCTTCGACTGTCAATTCTTTTTGTTTGGCAGATGTTTCTGTGACAAGCAGGTTATTCTTGGCGACATTATGCTTCCCTTTTCGTACGCCCCAGTCCACCAACGGGATCGAAACGGACAAAGAGACGATTTCCTGCTGTTGCAGATTTTTGTAGGCGTCCTGTATGTTCTTGGACACCTGGTTGAACCCGATGCTGGCATTGATCTGAGCGTTGAACATCGCTTCTTTCTTAGTCTTGTCTACCTGCTGCTGAGCCTCTAATATTTGCTGGCGCAGTTCCAGGAAGGTCGGATTATTTGCACGTGCCAGTTCGAGCGCCTTGTCGACAGAGATTTCCATATCGCGTGGACGGCTCGGGAGGCGCAGGCGTATTTCCGTATTCTTGTCGAAGTTCAGGTAAGAGGCGAGGCTGAACATGGCACGTTTCAGGGCGATTTCCGCATTTTTCAATGTGTTGCGTGCGTTTACTGCATCCAATTTCAGTGTCAGCAAGTCTGCCTGGCTGATAGAAGCGATCTTATGCCGTTCCTGCCCTGTCCGGTATAGCGTGTCGGTAGTGGCGACATTTTCCTTGGCCAGATCGTATTCCACCTGTGCCATTGCCAGGGCGAAGAAATAGGTCGTTGCCTGTTCGCTCATTTGCTCTACATTATATAATAGCTCTTTCTTGACCTTCTCATATTTCAACGGCTCGATTTTCCGTTCCCATTTGAAAGCGTTATATCCCAATAAATCTTGCTGGTAGCCGAGGCGGATCGGAACCGATGAGAACTGGTTATAGGTCCGGTCGCCGAAATAGCGCATATAATCCAAATCCGTATCCAAATAGAACGTACCGCCTAAGAGGTCGAAATTTTGTTCGATCTCCAATTGCCCGCCCGCATAAAACGATTGTTGTTTTCGATATTCGTCGATATCTGCTTCCGAGTCGTATCGTTGAGTGAAGTAACGGCGGTATTGTGCCGGTGTCAGATTCAGGGTAAGGCTCGGCAGACGGCCTGCCTTGTAGGTCCGGTACTCCCAGTATCCGGCCAGGTACATGTTCTTGTACCGGAAAGCGTCCAGCGAACTGTCTGCTGCCAGTGTGATAGTCCGTTCCAGTGTCAGCGTGAGCTGTGCTTTTCCCGGAAGTACGCATAAGAGCATCAGCAAAGTGATGATGTATCTATAAACGAATTTTCTGTCCATAATTTCTAATTTTCAACTTTCAATTTTTTAATGTCATGTTTGCGATAAATGAACCAGTATATCAGCGGTATGACAAAAAGGCTGACTGCCGTACCGATCAGCATGGCCGAGATCATGGCGATGGAGAGCGGCTTTTGAAGTTCACTACCCATATCGAATGTGAAAAGCAGCGGAACCATTCCGAATATTGTCGTTAATGATGTCATGATGATAGGACGCAGGCGCCGCCGTCCGGCTTCATGTATGGCTTCCATAAGTGGGACTCCTTCTTTGCGGAGTTCGTTGATGGCATCCAGTTTCAGGATGGAGTCGTTGATGATGATACCGCAGGTCACGACGATACCGATGGCGCTCATCAGGTTCATAGTATGGCCGCATATCCACAGTACCAGTAAGGAGGCGGCCACGTCGATCGGGATTTCGAGCAGCACAATGAGCGGTTGCAGGAAACTTTCGAATTGGGCTGCCAGGATGAAATACATCAGCAGGATCGAAATGAACAAAATCACGACCAGTTCGTTCAGCATCTGCCGGTTGGAGAAGAAACTGCCTGAAAAATCAATATCCCAGTCGGTATCAACCTCTTTTTTCACGTCTTCCATCAACTGTCCGGCATTGTCTATATCATAGAAACTGAACGGAATGTATTCTCCGTTTTTCCCTGCCGTGATCGTTTTCAGATCCTCTCCCGGAGTGACACGCACCAGGGATTGCAGCGGGATATATCGTACGTTGCCTTCCGCGTCGGGAACAGTGTTTACCAATGTTTTCTGTAAGACCTCGTTAACCGTTTGTTCTTCCCCGGCCAATGCGATTGGCAGATATTGCTGGTAGGAGCGGAGCGTTGCTACTTCATTCTCCTTGAATGCTGTTTTCAGCAACCGGTATACTTCGTTGTAGTCGACGTTATAAAGCAGAAGTTTCTGCCTGTCTATCGTGATGTTCAACTGGTTGTCGAAGGTGATGCCGACAGGTGTATGCCCTGTTTTCGTCTCGATTTGCTGTTCTATCTTATGCAGGACGGAGGCTTCCGGCGCTTCGGATTTATTGCGGGTGTACAATTCGGCGACAATGTCGGCCTCACCCGTCACAAACAGTTTTTCGAATACCGTTTCGGGAGGTGAGAAGGAGATTACAGCCATCGGATAATGGGCTCTGATCCATTCTTCGACTGACTTCTGCAAAGGAGCGATTCCGTCCGGTTTCTCCGTCTTGAAATACAGTTCACTTTCGGAAACCGACATTTCACGGTCCCGGTTCAACAAGAACTGCTGTTGGCCTACATAGGCCGTGTGTTCTTTCACCTGATTGTCGATAGATGCGAATAACTGGCTGACACGAAACTGATTTTCATCTATGTGGATGTTTTCGTTCCATTCCACATGGGCGATCAGTTCGTTCTGATCAATCTCCGGCATACGGCTTTTCGGTATTTCGTAAAACAGGACAGCACATAGTGGAATTGTAACTGCTGTAAAAATTAAGGTCGCTTTTTTGTGACGGAATATGAAATCGACTCCGGCATCATAGAAACGGTCCAATGTATGCTCTTTCACCAGATTGTTGATCCGCATGTTGAAACCCTTGTGTTTGATATCCGGAATGCTGTATACCAGTTTATAAAGTACCGGCAGCAGCATGATTCCCGTGAAATAGGAAACCATCAGTCCGACGGTGACGGCAAAGGCCTGGTCGAAGAAGATTGCTCCTGCTATTCCGCTCATGAACACAAGTGGGACGAAAACGGCAATCGTTGTAAAAGTGGAACTCAGCATCGGGGTGATTACCTCGGTCGTTCCTTTATTGCAAGCCTCTTCCAGCGAATCCCCGCGTGCCCTGTATTGAGTGATGTTTTCTGTTACGATGATCGAACTGTCGATCATCATACCCAAAGCTAAGATCAGCCCGGAGATAGAAATGATATTCAGTGACATCTTGCAGAGATAGAAAAACAGGAAGCTGATAACCAAGCTTACCACCATACTTAACCCGATTACTGCCGGGCTCTTGATATCCCCTAAGAAAAGGATGGCTACGATACAAATAAAAAGGAATCCCAGCGACAAGTTCTGTTTCAAATTCGAGATGGTATAATCCAGTAATTCCGTTTGGTTACGGCTGATGCTGAAATCGATGTCCGGGTAAACGGAAGCGAAATAATCCGTCACTTCTGCCAATGCCTCTTTCATGTTATCCATATTTTCATCCGCCTGCTTGATTACGGCCAGTGTTACCGCCCGTTTCCCGTTGGAAAGGGAGGCTCCGGTCTCTTTCTCCGGCACGACGGAGATGCGTGCCAAATCTTTCAGTTGGAAGATATGGTTATTTTTCCTGATATAAATATTCTCGACATCTTCCGGTGTGCGCAGCAGTGTCGAGAACTTGATATTGTACTCGTAATAGCCGTCGCGTACGGTCATGCTACCCGGTTCGATATTATTGGATGTCAGTGCCGCCTCCAGGTCGTCGAGCGTGATTTCCGACATTTTCAGCAGTTTCATGTCCGGAACGATCTGCAACTGCCGTTTCAGTACCCCCGTCACATCTACCATCGCCACTTCGGGCAGTTGTTCGATCCGACGTTTGATCACTGTTTCGGCAAATTGGCAAAGGTCGAGGAAAGCGTCGTTTTTTAGTTGAGAGTTGAAAGTTGAAAGTTGAGAGTTGTTTTGTGTAGCCGTTTCACTTTCACCTTTCACCTTTCCACTTTCACCTTTTAAAGTCAAGTTCAGGCAGAACACCGGAATGTCGGTTGCACTGGCTTTGATTACCCGCGGACGTTCTACTTCACGCGGCAGATAGTTCATGGCTGCGTCTATCTTCTCGTTGACCTCGATGAAAGCCAGGTCCGTATTCGTCCCGAAATCGAAGTTGAGGCGTATGATGGCAGCTCCGTCGCGTGTCTCGCTATGGATATCACGCAGGCTGGCAACTTGCATCAATTGTTGGCGGATGGTTTTTACTACTGTGTTTTCCAGTTCGCGTGCCGAAGTATTCTGGCCGGACACCTGTACGGTGATCTCCGGAATTGCAATATCCGGCAACAACGACACCGGAATGGTGAAGTAGGTAACCAGTCCCACGATAAAGCAAGCCGTAAAAGCCATCAATACCGCGATAGGGCGTTGTAGTAGAAACTTTATCATGTATTAGAACTATGATTTATGATTTATAAATTATGATTTATGAATTGTCCATTGTCAATTTTCAATTACCTTGACCGGTGCCTCGTGAGCCAGATTGATGTTGCCGCTTGTGATCACGGTATCCCCTTCTTTCAGGCCGTCGACGATCGTGTAGCTGTCTGCGTTTTCCAACCCTGTATGTACATAGTTCCAGTATGCTTTGTCTTCCGTTAATGTGAATACAACCTGTTTGCCGGAACGGAGTACGACAGCGCTTTTGGGAACGACCAACTGTTTACCCAGCGAACGATGGATACTTACTCGTACATTCATCCCTTCGAACAACTGACCTTTATCGTTTACGGCAGCTTTCACCTGTACCATCCCGTCTTTGTCTACCAGCGGGTTTATTTCGGATATACGGCCGTCAGCCGTGACATCGAACAAGGCAAAAGGAGCTACCTCTACACGATCGCCTGTTTTGATAAGCGGCAGTTCGCTTTCCAAAACTGTGAAAGCGGCTTCCAATGTGCGGGTATCGATAATGGAACAGAAAACATCGGAGGTAGAAGCCGTGTTGAACTGTTTGGCGAACAGGTTAGCGACGACACCCTCGAAAGGGGCGGTCAGGACTGCGTTTCGTTGTTCGTATTCGGCAAGCTGCCAAGAGATCAGTGCCTGGTCATACCCGCTTTTTACCTTGACTAACTGCATGGTTGCGGGCGGTACTTTTGTAGAATCTTCCAGTTTGTAACCCTGTCCGATCAGTACGTCTTGCAGTTCCAGTTTGGCGCGTTCGAGTGCATCTTTGGCTTGCGCTGTCTTGTTGGCAAGGCGGAAGGTAGAGAGTTCTGCGAGCTTTTGCCCTTTCGTCACGCGATCGCCGTTCTTCACATATATCTTGGCGATCGGTTCTGCCGATTCGAATTTTAGGTCGACAAAGTTTCGGGCTGACAGTTTGCCGTTACTGATCAGTTCGTGGTTGAAATCAGTAGTATTCAACTTCATCACCGTCACCTCGTTTGTCTCGTCCGGCAGAACGGTTTCTACGCTTTCTTCGGAATCTTTCTCTTTCTTTTCACCGGAGCAAGACATCATCCCAGTCAGAATCAGTATGGCAAACAATTTGTAGTATTTCATATTTTATTGTTTTTATCAAAGTTGTTTCGCAAATATACAAACATATTTTAGTTACGAGCCTTTCGTAATTACTTTTTTTCTAATATCTTTTTTATTTCCGTTCTCATTTCTCTGACAGCGGTGCTTTCGACCTTCGGTTCTTTGGTCAGTACGGCACCGGCGGCAGCCCGGAATTTATCCTCCTGATAGAACTCTGGCTCTGCATATAGTTTGGCTAACAGATAGTAAGGATACAACCGTTCCGGAAGTATTTCGATGGCCTGAAGCAGTTCCCTTTCCGCTTCCCGGTAGTCACCGAGTGCCTGCCGGTTTTTGGCGATCATATACCGGATCATCGGATCTCCGCTCAGCCGCTTCGCCCGTTCCAAAACCTGTATCGCTTCCGTGTATTGCTCCGTTTTACTGAGGCATTGCGCCTCTTCGAACAAAAATTCCGGTTTATGCTTCAACTTGTCATGCAAGCTGTGGTAATCTTCCGCAACCGATTCATACGCCTTATTGTTATAAAGCATCTGCATCCGTCCCCACCTCCGATAAGCCTCATAGTTCCCTTTCTGCCCGACAAACAGACCTACAGCCGTCAATGCCAGCAAACCGGTCAACAACTTCTCTGCGAAAATCCGTGCCCTCTGCGTCCCCTCTTCCGTTACGCATACCGCCCCCAAAAACATCAGCGCCACCCAAAACGACGGCAACTGCAACGGATAGGACGACATTGCAAACACTACCAGTGCCAACACACCTCCGACCGCTCCATGCTGCCTGTTCCGGATTCCATAGTACATCATGCTCCCCAGCCACGACACGAATACGATCCATCCCCCGATCCCTTGTTCCAGCCCGATCTGCAAATATTCATTGAATGCATATTCGGGGCATCCGGCTACCCGTTTCTCTTTATCGGTCGCCTCCTCCGTCCCGAAATATTGCCCCTGCATTTCAGCATACGCCTCCGGAAACCCTCCCAGACCTGTTCCCGTAACCGGATGTCCGGCT
Proteins encoded in this region:
- a CDS encoding heparinase II/III domain-containing protein encodes the protein MNKTLYLIFTCFLLCAGTRLAAQTFDYDRVSGHPRLLMKQGEERQIRESLKDNPEMQRVYNQIVGEADQLLVCPTLTYKKEGRRLLAVSREALKRIFDLSFVYRMTGEDKYRLRAEQEMVSVCSFDDWNPSHFLDVGEMTMAVAIGYDWLFDKLSPETRRLARESILQKGFAPSNDKQYNWFLKAENNWNQVCNTGLVYGALALLDSDGKEAAAVIERAMSSVPLSMKVYAPDGNYPEGYNYWGYGTSFNVMLIAALESALGSDGGLSTVEGFMPSARFMQYMAGTTGLAFNFSDARETTQSFPAMFWYASKLGDPSLLWNEKIFLTREDTHFTAEEERFLPIILIYGSRFDMKEVTPPVSKIWTGHGKVPVALIRTGWDKGEGFYVGIKGGTASANHAHMDAGSFVFEALGVRWAQDLGMQEYYSLEKEGVRLWNGNQDGQRWDVFRYNNFVHNTLTVNGEKHQVKGTVPILATYTKDARLGASLDMTSLFGGSLKKATREVVLVKERYLQVTDQVQAAGKPASVRWTMVTSATPKLLDPHTMELTKEGKKLHVIIDSPSAAIFSVVDNVPSHSYDAPNPGSVRIVFDADVKAGRKETLKVRLVPVVE
- a CDS encoding O-antigen ligase family protein, with amino-acid sequence MNNFFSYLRLLLLATSGMLLLCIIFAMNPELADSTLSGKVCWFHFTSLLLAGGVLLMEFTTRKSRFIFSLPDALLLLLFGIVLVSYDKDENLQPERFLFIAQLVALWFMLRGALQAHQELRPFFITIIIFTGIVPAIWGISHSIDPAPITHPVFRLLETSLKPEPFYGYIAVIFPVCLNTLLRFKNCDKVALWESRTFLFYFSILGATLIITALLFKTDQPVWMAAILSGIWVCWMKMIGWKQTKEAIQKHIQLFAISSIILFVIIAAIILVGNIQKAQAGDRRLLIWNITTQAIMEHPVTGTGIGGFPATYAKGQSAYFETATASSKEKQTATCPRYAYNEYLQIGLELGITGLLLFIFWLAFSLYYGIRHRQIGASGGILALGIFALYSYPLQLPTYWVLLLFLTVICVTNPKHDKQRAQRSIPYISAIAAALTCILFYGQKDTYYSYKEWKTLQELYHDQAYEQAASRYTDLFVQLYHRTDFLYEGAECFYKTGQHDIAIKWLDRALKLSAAPELYYAIAENEEAIKQYRKAESYLLEISRILPEHGYTYFLLAKLYTHPSFSHPDKFHKAAKRFLAFQPSTQNNITKEMKEEILQIIRNWDFGK
- a CDS encoding efflux RND transporter permease subunit; its protein translation is MSASPKISSFTIIVTFLCVALAGIAFIPLLPIKLSPSRTLPQLTISYNMPGNSARVIEMEVTSRLEAMLARIKGIKEINSTSGNGWGYVTLELDKHTNIDAARFEASTIIRQTWPSLPDGLSYPVLEMSRPDDKEARPFMSYTLNAAATPIFIQRFAEDQIKPRLSGIPGIYRIDVSGATPMEWRLEYDSRQLATLGISIPDIQKAISQYYQKEFLGTGNVETQLATSREGGQNSQWIRLALVPENETDGFNPSLITVLNKDGKLIRLDQLLKVTRQEEAPQSYYRINGLNSIYLSIRAEETANQLELAKLVKAEMEHIRTLLPPGYEIHTSYDATEFIRDELNKIYVRTGLTVLILLMFVLLITRELKYLFLIVISLSINLCIAVILYYLLGLEMQLYSLAGVTISLSLVIDNTIVMTEHIRNRHNRKAILSILAATLTTMGALVIIFFLDEKIRLNLQDFAAVVIINLGVSLLIALFLVPALIDKMNLEWKKSGKKKTSGEETGPTWRNRIRKRTNHFLKRFPVYYNRYYQWQINFLCGWKKLACFILLLAFGIPVFLLPEKIEYDTKDKKKVYTATDSLLIEKYNKFASNETYKEKIKPIVDKALGGTLRLFVQKVYEGSYFTRNEETVLSVSASLPNGTTLSQMNTLMGRMEAYLSTFKEIRQFQTNVYSARQAGIRIYFTKESERSGFPYTLKSKIISKALELGGGSWQVYGLQDQGFSNDVREGAGSFRIEMYGYNYDELYEWAERLKAKLLTHRRIKEVLINSEFSWWKDDYQEFYFNLNKARLAQEDIQPIDLFASINPVFGKDIYTGTIVVNEETEKLKLSSRQSQEYDVWSMQYVPQTIDGKPYKLAELASVEKGQMPQKVCKVNQQYRLCLQYEYIGASNQGNKIQERDLKEINAILPMGYTAKSDSAYWYWDKKDNKQYLLLLLIIVIIFFTTSILFNSLKQPLAVIFVIPISYIGVFLTFYWFKLNFDQGGFASFVLLCGITVNASIYILNEYNQIRQRKPLMSPYKAYLKAWNAKITPIFLTVVSTILGFIPFMLGPDKEAFWFPLAAGTIGGLAMSILGIFLYLPLFTLKKQPEP